DNA from Granulicella arctica:
GATCCATGGGACGTGAACCGCAACACAGCATCCTCTAGAAATGGACCGGAGGCTTCAAGAGCTGGAAACCCCGAAACCTCGATTCTGTCTCCCAATTCGATGGGGATGACAGGATCGGTCATCACCAGAATTGCCTTTTCACCATCTTGCAGGATGAGACGCTTGCCCGGATCGTAGTAGGTCACAACTCCGGCGACACGCACGCGATGATACGAATTGGTTCCTGAGCGGTACTGCATGAGCGCTCCCACAGGAACAAGAGGTTTGGAAAAAGGATCTTCGTCTGTCGGCTTCAGTACAGTCATTTGACTCAGGTCGGCCATGTCCAGGACGACGGAAGTCAGTTGTCGGTCCCTATTTTTCGACGACAAGGCAACTGCATTGATACGCACTTCTGCATCGAGAAGCAGGCCTGTGGCGAGGCCAGAGGTATCTCTCAGAGCGACGTCGACAATCCCATCCTTCATCGCCAGTTTGAACCAAGTCCGTGCCCTTGGGTTTGTGTTGATGGGCAATTGAATGGAGCGCACTACACCCTCGACAGTTACATATTGCGCGTCTTCATCCCCTGAACTCAGTTGTCTGAAGCTAACGTGCTTAGGGGGAGGCAATGCGCGATGCCCGATCTTTTTAGCAGATGTTGCCCAGATCTCAGGCGAGTATTGCCCGGGCCCAACTTTGCCGTGAACCTCCACCTCATCGCCGAGAGTAAATTGTCCAGACTGTGGGAAGTTGATCCAGATTCCCGCTGTGCTGTCCTGAATCACCAGGCCGACGCCATTTCGCAAGGTTACGACGCCTTGAAGTTGCGTCGTAGGGCCATGCTTAGCCTGTTCGCTCGTGAGCGAAAGGACCGACGCGGCTGTGTTCAGCGGCACAGGAATGGCGACGGACTGCAGACCGCGCAAAGGATTCAAAGAACCTATCGCCAGAGCCAGTAACCCGGCAAGAAGCGCGACTCTTCTGCGGAGGCCATTGCGTCGGGGTGAGGGATTCGCCATGCTCTCCATGATCACTAACACTTTAGACTCGATGCCCATCAGAAACCAATGCCAGTTCTGTCTCCGGATCATTGCCCCGAGAAAGACGATGGATCGGTGAACGGATGATGATCGCCGCCGATTTCCCTCGAGAGGTCAGGGATCGGACGAAACTCCTGGCAAAGGCGTGGGGCAGCCCCCGCTACGCATCCTCGTTCAGTCACCTGGCAAATCTCGAACTCGGCAGGCACGAAATGCGGGTCTCGACGCTCATTTCTCTTTCGCACATCTATAGCAAGCGGTCCGAGACCCTGGTCGATGCCTGCC
Protein-coding regions in this window:
- a CDS encoding sensor histidine kinase gives rise to the protein MANPSPRRNGLRRRVALLAGLLALAIGSLNPLRGLQSVAIPVPLNTAASVLSLTSEQAKHGPTTQLQGVVTLRNGVGLVIQDSTAGIWINFPQSGQFTLGDEVEVHGKVGPGQYSPEIWATSAKKIGHRALPPPKHVSFRQLSSGDEDAQYVTVEGVVRSIQLPINTNPRARTWFKLAMKDGIVDVALRDTSGLATGLLLDAEVRINAVALSSKNRDRQLTSVVLDMADLSQMTVLKPTDEDPFSKPLVPVGALMQYRSGTNSYHRVRVAGVVTYYDPGKRLILQDGEKAILVMTDPVIPIELGDRIEVSGFPALEASGPFLEDAVLRFTSHGSPPLPTKTQVADILSGASRYRLVTVQGHIVRSVEEPWGVELLVQGNTGLLPVELQKSPKSSEVLNLREGTEVGVTGIGMVDVEGRWDYTPSWLHCKLLLRSVNDLEVLELPSWWTTSHVVYLAGLLILVLVCLVMYNQIARWKLQVVLRERERMARDVHDSMAQSFAGIGFQLQAIVKAIPEGMPILSQEVALARELVRHSHKEARQSFAPTDPDACQEIDLLSSLETSAHQMIDGGAIAITVSSIGSPRTAVQSAGSPNIHTSSVFANSSTLGQSSVSARTGGVPSD